A stretch of DNA from Catenulispora acidiphila DSM 44928:
ATCCACGTCTTGGTGCCGTTGAGGACGAACCCGTCGCCGTCGGCAACCGCTTCGAGCGCCACGGCTGCCAGATCGGAGCCGGCGCCGGGCTCGGAGAGAGCCAGCGCGCCGGCGGTCGTCCCGGTGGCAAGACCGGGAAGGTAGCAGCGTTGCTGCGTCTCGTTCCCATAGCGGGTAATGGCGGCGGCGGTGAGTTCCTGGATCGAATAGGCGAAGTCGGCCAGGTCCTCGTGATACGCCAGCGCCTGCCGCCGCAGACACAGAGCCCTGAGATCGGAGGCGGGCTCGGCGGGGTCGAGGTGGCGCAGCCAGCCCGCGCCGCCGAGGTCGGCGAGCAGGGCACGCCCGGAGGCGGCCGGCTCGGCGGCGTCCAGAGTCGCCCACGCCTCGGCCCGCCCGGCGCACCAGCGCCCGATGTCGCCGGCGAGGGCGCGGTGGGCGTCGTCGTACAGCGGCAGGGCGAGGATGTCGGGATCGAACACGTCGGGCAGGCTCATCGGGATCCTTCGGCAGGAGACAGTCGGCCGCTTTGAAATGACGCTACGGCGCCCTGAGCACCGGCTACGTCCGCGACAAACGCATCCGCCGGGACACACTGCGGGTACCGCGCGCGGCTCGGCTGCGCGTGGCGCTTACGCGGCGTCGCAGCGTGCTGAAAACAGCGCGCAAGCCCTCAGGGGCATGATCGTCTCCGCTTCACGATCTTGACGGCGGTACCGATGACCTGCGGGTATCTGCCGCACCGATGGGCGTCATCGCCACGAAGCCCTGCTGGACCGTGGACCGTATGGGGTTCCGGCTTCTAACTTTCGTGGTGCAGGTATTCCAAGGATATGGAGCCGAAGTGACCGACATTAGCGTGTCCTACCGAAAGAGATTTCTTGTCACGAGCGTCTCGTCCGACGCACACATGTGGAATCTGGTCTTCCTGCAGCTTCTTCTCGAAGAACGGGATGGTGATGTGACCAACCTCGGCATCTGTGTACCGGACGAGGTGATCATCGATGAATGTCTGCGCAGCCGGCCCGACGTCGTCGTGGTGAGCACGGTGAACGGCCACGGACACATCGACGGACTGCGCCTCATCCGCAAGCTCCGGGCGGTTCCGGAACTGGCCGACATGAAAGTCGTGATCGGCGGAAAGCTCGGCGTCAAGGGCGCCGAGAATGCCAAATACAGCGCCGAACTCGTCGCGAACGGATTCGACGCCGCCTTCGAGTCCAGCACCGGACTCGCCGCCTTCGAGAGCTTTCTCGGCTCCATCCGGAGCAAGCCGCGCACCGCGGTGCTCGCCGCCTCCGTGCCGACCGCCGCGGACCTGGTGTCCCACGAGCTCGTCGCCGCCGGGAGCCCGGCATGAGCGCGCCGACGATCGCGGCCCGAGCGCCGCAGACCACTGTCACCCCGCAGAGCACCACCTCTTCTCAGACCACTGCCGCTTCCCAGACCGCGCAGCCCCGGGGTCGCTTCTCACGGTTCGTCAGCCAAGCGCGGCAGCAGGGACGGCTCGTCGTCCAGCCGCGCATGGGATTCGGTGAGATCGCCCAGATGCGCGCCGGTCTGGACGCGGTCCGCGACAGCCACGCGACGGCGATCGGCACGATCACCGTGGACAGCTACACGCGGGTCAACGACCACGAGTCGGCCCGGCGCGCGCTGGCCGCCGGCAGCGACCTCAACGGATTCCCGGTCGTCGCCCACGGCGCCGAGCAGACCCGGCGCCTGCTGGCCGGAGTGTCCGGCGAGCAGTTCCCGGTCCAGTTCCGGCACGGGTCCGCGCTGCCCTACGAGCTCTTCCAGGCTCTGGTGGAGGTCGGGGCGGATGCCACCGAAGGCGGTCCGGTCTCCTACTGCCTGCCTTACAGCCGCGTCCCGCTGGCCCGAGCGGTCGCGGCGTGGGCCGAGTGCTGCCGGCTGCTGGCCGACCGTCCCGAGCCGATGCACCTGGAGAGCTTCGGCGGCTGCATGCTCGGCCAGATGTGCCCGCCGAGCCTGCTGATCGCGCTGAGCGTGCTGGAGGGGATGTTCTTCCGCGAGCACGGCTTGCAGAGCATCTCGGTCAGCTACGCGCAGCAGACGCACCCCGAGCAGGACCTGGAAGCCCTCGCCGCGTTGCGCCGGCTGGCCGGCGAACGGCTCGGCGGCATGGACTGGCACGTCGTTCTCTACACCTATATGGGCGTCTTCCCGCGGACCGCGGTGGGTGCGTTCCGGATTCTGGAAGACAGCGTCCGGCTCGCGGTCCGCAGCGGCACCGAGCGGCTGATCGTCAAGACGCCCGCCGAGGCGCACCGGATCCCGACCATCGCAGAGAACGTCGACGCGCTGGAGTTCTCAGCCGCCGTCGCCGAGGACGAGGCGGGGAAGTTCGGCGGAGCGCCGGCGCCCTTCTCCGACACCGGAATCTACGAGGAAGCCCGCATGCTCATCGACACCACCCTGGAGTACGGCGACACCGTCGGCTCGGCGCTGGTGACCGCGTTCGCCCGCGGCCATCTGGACGTCCCCTACTGCCTGCACGTCGACAACGCCAACCGCTCGCGCGCCGACATCGACTCGCGCGGCCGGCTGCGCTGGTCCGACCCGGGCGCGATGCCGCTGCGGGCGTTGGTCGGCGGCGAGCGCACGTCGAAGACCTCCGCCTTCGGCCTGATCGACATGCTCGGCTACAACGAGCGCCGCTTCGACCGCGAGCAGCTGGTCGGCGGCCACCTCAAGGGACTGCGATGAGTACCGCGACGCTTGCCGGCATCAGCGCCGGCCCAAGCACCAGCAGCAGCACCAGCGCCGGCTCCACGCTGGCCGCCGCCCGCGCCACCGGGACCGTCCGCGCCGTGGTCAGCCGCGGCATCCGCGGACTGTCCAGCCCTGACGCCGCCGGCGTCTGGCGCGGCCTGGACACCGACATGGCGCGAGCGGTCGCCGCCGCGGCGATCGGTGACGGGGAGGCGGTCAGCTGGCTGTCCACCGAGCCCGCGGCGCGGCTGGACCGGCTGGTCGCCGGCGAGGCGGACCTGGTGGTCTCGAACCTGACCTGGACGCTGGGCCGTGAGACGGCAGGCGTGCTGTTCGCCGGAGTGACGTGTTACGACGGCGAGGGCTTCCTGGTCCGGGCGTCCGACGGCATCACCGACCCGGCGCAGTTGGCCGGGCGCCAGGTGGCGACGCAGGCCGGTACCACCAGCGCGGCGAACCTCGCGGCGTGGTTCGGCTCGCGCGGCCTGGCGGTGACGCCGATCGCCTACCCGACCCCGGCCGACGCCCTGGCCGGTTACGCCTCCGGGGACTGCGCCGCCTATGTGCTGGACTGCGTCGCGCTGGCCGGCGAACGTGCCGCGCTGGACGACCCGGGCGAGCACCGGATCCTGGACACCACGATCTCCCGCGAGCCGATGGCCATGGCCGTCCGCGACGACGACGCCGAGTGGTTCCGGTTGTGCCGCTGGGTGCTGCAGTTCCTCATCGCCGCCGAACACGCCGAGGACCCCGCCGAGGCGGCGCGCGACGCGGGCCGGCACGGTCCGGCGCTCGGCCTCGACGAGAACTGGGCGGCCCGGGTGCTCGACGCGGTCGGTACCTACGGCGACGTCTACGCCCGCAACCTCGGACCGGCGTCCGGTCTGGACGTCCCGCGCGGGTTGAACGCGCTGTGGACGGAGGGCGGGCTGCACTACCCCATGCCGCTGCACTGACTCAGACGTCTGACTCAGTGGCCTGAATCAACGAACCACCGAAGAACGAAACAGACCTCACAACAAACACAGACCTCAGAACAAGACCCACCACAAGGAGCTTCCCATGTCACAGCCCACCGCACCTCCCGCCGAGTTGGAAAGGAAGGGAGCCTTCGAGCTCACCTTCGCGATGATCCTGTCCGGCACGATCGGCGTCTTCGTCGTGGAGTCCGGTGCCTCGCCGTTCAACGTCGTGTTCTTCCGCTGCGTCTTCGGGGCGATCGCGCTGGGTTCGTACTGCCTGGCCCGCGGCTACTTCAAGAACCACGGGTTCACCGCCAAGAAGCTGGGCCTGACGGCGCTCGGCGGCGTGTTCATCGTCTTCAACTGGGTGCTGCTGTTCTCCTCCTACACCAAGACCTCGATCTCGGTGGCCACGGTCGTCTACCACACGCAGCCGTTCTACGTCGTCCTGCTGGGCGCCGTGCTCTTCCGGGACAAGCTCACCGCCAGCAAGGTCGGATGGCTGGTCGTGGCCTTCACCGGGCTGATCCTGGTCGCCGGGGTGAGTGCCTCCGACCTCAGCGGGGACAGCACCTATCTGGTCGGGCTGGGGCAGGCGCTGCTCGCCGCGGTCTTCTACGCCCTGTCCACGGTCATCACCAAGCGCGTCTCCGGCGTCCGTCCGCACCTGATCGCCCTGGTCCAGGTCCTGCTGGGCATCCCGCTGCTGCTGCCCTTCGCCGCCGTCGGGCAGACCGCGGACCTCGGCGCCCGCTGGGGCTGGCTGGTCGGCATCGGCCTGATCCACACCGGCGTGATGTACGTGCTGATGTACTCCGCCTACCAGAAGCTGCCCACCCCGAAGATCGCGGTGCTGGCCTTCATCTACCCGGCGATGGCGATGGTCATGGACTGGCTGGTCTTCGGCCACCACGTCTCGGTGGTCCAGGCGCTGGGCATCCCGCTGATCGTCACGGCGAGCCTGGGCGTGAACCTCGGCTGGCGTTTCGGCCCGCCGCGCCGCCGGACCCCCGCCGAGCAGACCCCGTCCGTCCCCGAAACCAAGACCGCCCAGCTGGTCCCGGCTACTTCCACCGGAGGCACCCGATGACTCTCGTCACCGATCCCACAGCTCCCCGCATCGCCATCGTCGGCGCGACCGGCGTGGTCGGGACCACCCTGGCCGGGCTGATCGAGGACCGCGGCTTCCGCTACCGCGAGGTCCACCTGGTGGCCTCGGCGCGGTCGGCCGGCCGGACCCTGACCGTCGAAGGCCGCGAGTACGTGGTCGAGGACCTGGAAGGCTTCGACTTCTCGAACGTGGACCTGGCCTTCTTCTCCGCCGGCGGCTCGATCAGCGAGAAGTACGCGCCGGCCGCCGTCGAGCAGGGCGCCCTGGTCATCGACAACACCAGCGCCTTCCGGATGGACCCGGACACTCCCCTGGTGGTCCCGCAGGTCA
This window harbors:
- a CDS encoding cobalamin B12-binding domain-containing protein; its protein translation is MGVIATKPCWTVDRMGFRLLTFVVQVFQGYGAEVTDISVSYRKRFLVTSVSSDAHMWNLVFLQLLLEERDGDVTNLGICVPDEVIIDECLRSRPDVVVVSTVNGHGHIDGLRLIRKLRAVPELADMKVVIGGKLGVKGAENAKYSAELVANGFDAAFESSTGLAAFESFLGSIRSKPRTAVLAASVPTAADLVSHELVAAGSPA
- a CDS encoding methylaspartate mutase, translated to MSAPTIAARAPQTTVTPQSTTSSQTTAASQTAQPRGRFSRFVSQARQQGRLVVQPRMGFGEIAQMRAGLDAVRDSHATAIGTITVDSYTRVNDHESARRALAAGSDLNGFPVVAHGAEQTRRLLAGVSGEQFPVQFRHGSALPYELFQALVEVGADATEGGPVSYCLPYSRVPLARAVAAWAECCRLLADRPEPMHLESFGGCMLGQMCPPSLLIALSVLEGMFFREHGLQSISVSYAQQTHPEQDLEALAALRRLAGERLGGMDWHVVLYTYMGVFPRTAVGAFRILEDSVRLAVRSGTERLIVKTPAEAHRIPTIAENVDALEFSAAVAEDEAGKFGGAPAPFSDTGIYEEARMLIDTTLEYGDTVGSALVTAFARGHLDVPYCLHVDNANRSRADIDSRGRLRWSDPGAMPLRALVGGERTSKTSAFGLIDMLGYNERRFDREQLVGGHLKGLR
- a CDS encoding transporter substrate-binding domain-containing protein, which codes for MSTATLAGISAGPSTSSSTSAGSTLAAARATGTVRAVVSRGIRGLSSPDAAGVWRGLDTDMARAVAAAAIGDGEAVSWLSTEPAARLDRLVAGEADLVVSNLTWTLGRETAGVLFAGVTCYDGEGFLVRASDGITDPAQLAGRQVATQAGTTSAANLAAWFGSRGLAVTPIAYPTPADALAGYASGDCAAYVLDCVALAGERAALDDPGEHRILDTTISREPMAMAVRDDDAEWFRLCRWVLQFLIAAEHAEDPAEAARDAGRHGPALGLDENWAARVLDAVGTYGDVYARNLGPASGLDVPRGLNALWTEGGLHYPMPLH
- a CDS encoding DMT family transporter, with translation MSQPTAPPAELERKGAFELTFAMILSGTIGVFVVESGASPFNVVFFRCVFGAIALGSYCLARGYFKNHGFTAKKLGLTALGGVFIVFNWVLLFSSYTKTSISVATVVYHTQPFYVVLLGAVLFRDKLTASKVGWLVVAFTGLILVAGVSASDLSGDSTYLVGLGQALLAAVFYALSTVITKRVSGVRPHLIALVQVLLGIPLLLPFAAVGQTADLGARWGWLVGIGLIHTGVMYVLMYSAYQKLPTPKIAVLAFIYPAMAMVMDWLVFGHHVSVVQALGIPLIVTASLGVNLGWRFGPPRRRTPAEQTPSVPETKTAQLVPATSTGGTR